Genomic window (Zingiber officinale cultivar Zhangliang chromosome 2B, Zo_v1.1, whole genome shotgun sequence):
TTCATTGTTCACATTATAATCTAGTAGCATACCAAAGTGTTCCAAAGAAGCATTACATTGACTTACATCTGATTTCGGTCCATTACCGGAACAATCAAATATGGAACTTCATACACCTTAAGTCAAGGGGGTAAAAAGATACATCCTGAGAGAATTGATTTACAGTATATGAACATAAACAGTACTGTATGAAAGTTTAAAAGTGAATATCAATTCAAACATTCCTCCGATAGGTACATGGAATAGCCTTTTGACAACTTCGAAGTCTGtttgataaaaatattagttttctGATCTTGGAATTTCATTTTACTCATTGGATTGTATTAGATAAAGTAAAGACAGAAACTTACAAAGTATATTCAGTATTTATCGATTGACTTATCACAGATCAAATACCAGAAAATGGATGAGTAAGAGCAACACTTACTGATGTTCTTGGGTATTTCCTTTCCTCCCTTGAATAACCTGGAACACTCAAGTTCCAATTTTTTTCTGCAAAAGAGCTACCATAAGTCATGTCAAACAAATAAAAGCCAGCATTAttgaaatgcaattcaaattATGAATGAGAACAGAAGATGCATCTTCACCTTCCCTTTGATTGAAtattagattttataaatatCCAAGATTGATATTCTTTTCATTGATTATTTCACAGGTCATACTTGCTAAgcacagaaaatgaaaaagagcaTTTTAATGACATAGGTATATTTTACGAATAAGCGTCAAAAGGAGCAGTCGGTGGGATATAGAAATTGCAAGTTGGGATTTCTTTAAAATTCATTGTgtaatatgaaaataattttatctttGGAGGCCTTGCTAAGTTGCAAACCTAGGTGAAGCAGTACATCCTTAGTGTCCAAGGTGGAAGATTTGCGATGTTTCGCCAGACTGCAAGCAAATGTAGTAACCTGCATTTCAGTAGTCGTTGCATCAATGTGATTGAAGACAAGAACATCACTTGATGACTGACAAAACATTTAATACATATTTACAGGGAAAAAAAAGGTATAACCTTCTAGATACTGAACCACAGAGCTGACAGTCAGTATCAAAATTCAACAAGCATGCAGAATAATCAATAAAGGGAAACAATGGTGTATGCTAATGACTAAGGAGTAGTTTTTTGAGTAATTTATGAATGTGCAACTGATTCAGCTACATAAAAGCTTCAATATTTGTACAGCATAAGCTTCTCCTAGTGATGAAAAACAGAATAAAACCAGAAATGCCTTCTATGACATAGCAAGACAAACTTCAATATGTATACAAGAGGATATCTTGATGGCTACTTTCATCTGTCATTAGAGCCATACCTCCATATTGCAGCCACCAAAACATTTTAGCTTTAGATACTTGGTATAACATGTCTGTCACGTACATCTAACCACAACTATTTGATGATAGGTCATTGATTAGTGATTACTAGTACACATCACATGATGTATACAATATTCTTTATAGTATTCACTATTCACATACCAAGTTTTTCAGgatacaaataacatataaaccTTATAGGGGTGTTTAGAATGCCTAGAAGGTGACAGTAAATTCCTTTGAACAAAAATATTTGTAGAAATTGGGCCCTCTTGTTGTCACCTGATTTAACATCCTCACATAAACTAGGGCTTGTCTCAAATTCTTCAAAACTTACACAACTAATACTCAAAATTTATTACATTTTGCATTATATTCCCGTACACCACATGTGCAAAGAAACTTTCACTGGAACGACTTAAATTCTTGGTTCATATGATATTggccaaaataaaacaatcaACCCTTTGTTTAAAATACAAAAACATTTGAAGAGGTTGATTTTTTTAATGCCAAATTTTTAATGCATTTCTTACTAAATACAGAAAAACCTTGGGTTTGACGAGGTAAACATTGTGTATAACAGAAGCTTCTTTAGTAAAACCAGCCAGATATGACATCGTAAATATAAAAAGATACCTTAAAACTGAGTTAACGGATAAATGTTGCCCAAAGAAGACAACTTGTGAATAGTCAAAGTGATTCCACTATTAAATATGCATGATAGATAAAATGCAGTGGTGTTAATTGGAGTCCCAAACCACACATGTTTTAGTTTACAAAAAAatcacaaaatatatatatatatatatatatgcaagcATCCATTAACTCATCAAATAAAAACATCTAAACCAATCTCACCTTTTAGCCTAGACAAGTTAAAGTATAAGAACGAAGTTACACCCTATACAGAATTCATCACCTCATATGCTACCATCTAGTGTTGGGAAACTTTAACGAAACAAGAACCTTGCATGTTACCTACCGAGTCAATGAAGTCATCAGCTATTTGCAAGAGGAGGTCCTCAACTTCAGGATCCAGTTTACCATGAGGATCTACCTGCACTGTCAACAAATTTAGAACATAGAAACTAAAGGAGAAACAAGGTGTGAAATAAAGAATTTGATCATAACACTAGATGCAATTTTACAAATGCAATTTTAAGGTACAACCCTTAGCAATAAGGATGCAATTTAAAGAAGGTTAAATGCAAAAGAGAAGGACACCAGTTAATGTAATAATTATAACATATTCCATTCAGACACCTCAACAAAGTTTATAGCTGCATGATCATTTAAATTTCTACCAGTAGTGTAAATATGTTCACAAATAAAAGCATATTGTGGCACACTTAAAATTTCATCAGAAAGTacatcaaaaattcaaaatctacTCAAATTACAAACATAACAGCATTATGCCTCTGTCTATTTAATTGCTTGCTGCTAGTCTAGTAAATTGCACaatggaaaaaaaatcaaattactgGAATAAACAGAGTGCTTATAATTTTTCCTTGAGAAGTTCGCAACCAGACTCCACACttcatattttaattaattctatgaTGGAATCCTCAGCCATCTAACTGTTGTTCCTTTTTTCAAGCGAAGGATACATATATAGAATCATTTCAATATTTTTGTAGTAATTTACATTATCATGGCCATTCTAATAAATTATTGATACCCACTACTAAACAACACAGGTAATCTCTCACATGCCATCCTGCCAAATAGAACCTTAACATGCTAAACTGTAGGCACGCTTTGAAGCATGCCGAGTTGAATTCAAATGAATTCGACTAAAGATGATTGTGAGTCATGATGCTTGTCATAATTGTGTAGCTTGTATCTCAAAAACTTTAATTTGACTATCCAATTGTTATAATCTTATTATAAAAAGTAAATAACTAAAGTGGAAAGAGATTTTaagagtaaaagttatttggatTATGGCATGGTATGGTATAACAAAATTTTAATCCAATTGACTATATAATTTTTCTAGTCGTATTTTAAGAAGTAAAAAAGTTAGGTGGAAGAATAAAATGTGAATGCAATCTTGCCCCAAGTGGTTTGTgcttgaattttatattttgatattttcagCAAATGGTTTAACTTAGGTTTTCCTTCATTACTAATGTGTGCATGGGTTTGCAGGGATTTGACAAGATACATACTAATCTCGCAAAGTTTGTAACTTGACGATTTGTTGGCTTGATGCGACTAAGTTGGTTTGGCACAAAAGCTCAAAGCTCCACTAGACTTCAATGAAGGATGGTATGGGATGTCCAAGAGATTGTAATAAAAGGGCATGGAGTCGTTCAACAATTTTGATGGCTACAGCAAGAAGTGAACAACTTAGATGACCTAGCAAAGGTGGCATGTGAAACAAACTGAGGGCTGGTGCATCCGAAGGATTAAGATCCTGACAAGAGGTGTGCTTTTGGGCAACATAAAGATGTGACAAAGTGAAGACCTAAACAAAGTAAGTTGTGAGAGATTGTTTGAATTGTAATCTAGGAATTCATTTTTTTGGTTCAGTTGTCTTGGTGGTCCTAGTCTATATCCAAGCTTGATCCAGAGCTTTGGATGGCTTACAAGGCGTAAGGCAAGCTATTGGGATCCTTGAGCAATTTGGGTCAACTAAAGTCAATTCTTATTGCAATTGAGTCAGCTAAAATCTAAATTCAATCAACTCAAAAGTTCGTTGGAGGGATAAGTTTGCTGAAGCAACCCATCAATAAGATTAGAATAATTTAAGTTGACTAATTTAGATTTGGGTGGATTGAAACGTTGTTGAGTCGACTATGGGTGGCATCCATTGACGTATAAACTTGCATTTTTATTGAGTTGAGACCAGAGGTAGTTGAGTCAACTCAAAAAGATTTACAAGGATTGGATGTAGTTTGAGTTAACTGAAAATTAGTATTAGCCGTTAGCCAATAAGATTTTCTTATTGAGATTCTAGTTGAGTCAACACAAATTGGCTAGAAGTTATCCAAATGAGTTGTCTTATCCTTTATTAAATGCTCCCTTGCTACTATAAATAAAGGGAAGAGGACCTCAAATACACAACACCTACATAACACATATAAAATCCTAAGTGCTTATTCCAAGGCTTCAAATGATCTCTTCTTTCTATATTCACTATTGTATTATTGTAAAGAAGATACTTTCTTTATGAGATTTCTCCGCTATGATAAAAGAGTTTCCTATTAGTGGAATCATGGGTTTGATCCACTTAACAAATCGTTAAGTCGTGGAGTAAGACCTAGGTTCAAACTATGTAAATGTCTTTGTTAGTGTTGTGTCACTTTGAATTTGTTACTGTTAATATTATTCCACTCTGCTTTCTCTAACTTGAACAAATACACAAGTAGGAAAAGAACCACTCACTAATTATTTGGACTTGCACAAGTACAATAGAAAGAGAAAAGGAATTTCAAAATTCACCCTCCCCCTAGCACTTTGATCCACATCATTAATCCTCAACATAAAATTCAACAAACACAATATGGCAGATTAAAATATGACAACAAATGTACACTCATTTGATATATTGAAGTGTGTCAAATGAGTGTAAAATGCTAGCACAATATGGTGcattaaaattttactttaattaattatctaattatTCGAAACTCATTTTTAAAAGCAAATAAAATAAGTAGAAgagaattaaatgaataaatctcaTCTGAACTCATCTTAGCGTGATCAGTTGCATACTGAAGTGTGCCAAGTGTCAGCACTGCATGCATTGAAATTGTGCATTTTGGTTAGGGACAGGACACCAGCCTCAAACATTACTTTAAACCTTGGTAACCATATTTGTAGATCTTAAACCCATAAACATAAGGCTTTAAATACAGATTTCCAAAGCAAAAGATAAAACCAAAATAATATGCCTAGCGAGATAGAGATTGGGAAACTGTGTACCTGCATAACTAGATCATGTATCTTTCGCTTTCCAAGAAGTTGATTAGTTGCTTCTGTTCCTTGACTAGAATTTCCACCTGTCACTCCAGAAGCAGGTGCCTCTTCTTGTGATCCGCTCAAAGATAAAGGATTTTGGACTGCATGACCAGCAAGTCTTGGAGATTGcaattgctgttgttgctgtaacTGTTGAATTTGTTGAAGCTGCTGCTGGTGTAGCAAATGCTGTTGCTGACCTCCTAGCTGCGGTTGTGGCTGCTGTTGCATCAGTTGAGAGATCTGCTGTTGTGTCAGGGCCATGGGCTTCTGGTGGTGCTGTGATGAAGCTAGTTGTTGTGGCAAGAATGATTGTTGCTGCCTTTGTTGCTGAAGATGATACGAAGGAGAAACTGGAGAAGGCAATGATGGTTGTAGATGTTTCAAccactgctgctgctgctgagaaAGAGTTGTTTGAACCATTGTTGATTGTCCATTTTGCATCAAACCAGACACCTGGGAGTTGAGTGCAGCAGCTGAAGGTGTCCTAGGTAAGCTTTGACCAGGTAGCTTCTGCTAGATAACTCAAGTGTTACACAGTTTCTCAACTATACTAAGTAGCATGAGAACACAAAACAATTGCCAGTACCTTGTGAAAAATAAACTAACAGAATAATCATGGTGCTACTAAAATGGTAAAAAGAAAAgcaacccggtgcacgaagctcccgccatgcaggGTCCCGGGGAAAGATCCaatgtacgcagccttaccctgctttttgcaagaggctgttttcaggattcgaacccgtgaccttttggtcacatggcaacaactttaccgttacgccaaggctccccttcttaaaaaaaaggcagcccgatgcacgaagctcccatcATGCGGATCTATTGTACACaaccttaccttgctttttgcaagaggctgtttccaggattcgaacccttgaccttttgatcacaaaacaacaactttaccattgctcCTAAAATGGTATATGGATAAAAGTAACAAAAGACAGTAGACCTTAATCAAAGATGTTGcagtttgttgttgttgttgttgttgctgaattatacaaaaaaaaaaaaagtagcatctaaaaatagaaatgatTATTGGTAATAGCAAATTATTGGGACAAGAAAGTTACAACGTACGCATCACAGAAGGATGAAAGAAACAAAATTGTCTTAAAAAAATCCTATATAATTGTCTTGACCAAATCATCAAAAACAAACAACGAGAAAGAAGAATACAATATCCAGCTAGTTGTAGTACAGTAGCAAATCATATTCTCTGCATCAAATGATTGCTTGTTAACCATATCATCCAGGAAAAGCACTGGTTTCACCAATTAGCCTAATAGTCAAATTTAACTGAAATTGATAGAGAGATTGAAGTCGATGGGAATTGGCTGAATTTGGACAATTTTAATTGTTCTGCTAGGCTTCATGAAAAGGAATAGAAGTAATGGCAACAAGAAATTCATAATAAGATGGTATTATATTATCTTTTTGATACATTTCAATCATCATATTTGTACTAGCTACCTCCTTTTTGTGATAAATGTAATCCAGCACAGCATGAGACAAAAAGGTAGAGAAAAGATAATTCAAAGGAAGAAATTTACCATGACATCGTCATTACACATAAACCTAATATGCTGTCCCATAATTAATGTGTCAAAGATCAATATTATCTTATAATTAATTCCTTCTTGATATTTGACTAGAATGCTTCTCAACAATAGGATGAAttcttatcatgcatatcaaTAGCCAATAATGAGCAATTCATAAAATGCTCAACGATTACATCAAAATACTGTGTTTATTCATGTCATTGTAGCATTTCAAATCCAGCCTCTATCCTTCCGGATTTGATATTAAGCATCTAGGTTTGGAGGCATTTTTGTAATCAGCAAAGGAGCCCATAAAATAAGGCAGAATACACATCCTACATGATTCCTTTACAAAAATAGATGCTACAGGAAAAGTGTGAGAGCACAGAATATATAGATGCAAACCTGAGGTGATGTAAGGGCTATTTGTTGCTGTAGTTGTTGCTGTCTCATCTGCCCATGCGCAATGCGTTGGCCATATGCTCTTAGTTGTGGGTTCATGCTAAGGTTACTGATCATACCCATATTCTGCATTCCTTGCAAGGCTTGGGCAGAAGTATTTCCTGGATTGAACTGACCAGTTTGAAGTAAGCTTTTCTGCCTTGGctattaatagaaaataaaaagggatatATGAGTTAAAAGGAATAACCAGGAAGTGAACAAAACTAAAAGCAAGAACTAGGAAGTTCAAGTTTAGTTCAAATACTCGATTGAACACCGAAAGATTCTTATTTGCCACATAATAAAACTTCTATAGTTCAGGCTCTTATCTTTATGAAACAGGAAAGACAAATTCTCATTTAAAATACAGTTCCACATATTTAATTCAATTATCTTAAAACATGGACTATGAGATAAAATAATTTTACCTTTTTCAGTAGGAAAATTTTAttcaagattttaaataaaatcacgCTCAAGCAGCTGCATTACTACAGCCTACGCGAATTTGGAAGGAAACAGCATAGCATATTGGAAATGTGGTTTCCTTCAGTTGTAAGCATGAATAAACAGTTATAAAAAATACTTAATTGGTT
Coding sequences:
- the LOC122047501 gene encoding transcription initiation factor TFIID subunit 12b-like, whose translation is MAENSASASPSKVPASGGDAEIAPANCNPNMPSPHIPPSPSMGVGDLSQINSPQLSQSHALSPAAALDYASKQQIIQSQQQQPSPSSPSQQPQSQAQIQSQQQQKQQQKQQAQQPNMSFQMQQSLQRSGSMPRLSQIQQQFGASAAAGAMRQHAGMYGGQMNLGGAQIQQQQLAAAATAGGMGRSGIITQAAQLPMLPGQTTQHFNMQSQMLTQPRQKSLLQTGQFNPGNTSAQALQGMQNMGMISNLSMNPQLRAYGQRIAHGQMRQQQLQQQIALTSPQKLPGQSLPRTPSAAALNSQVSGLMQNGQSTMVQTTLSQQQQQWLKHLQPSLPSPVSPSYHLQQQRQQQSFLPQQLASSQHHQKPMALTQQQISQLMQQQPQPQLGGQQQHLLHQQQLQQIQQLQQQQQLQSPRLAGHAVQNPLSLSGSQEEAPASGVTGGNSSQGTEATNQLLGKRKIHDLVMQVDPHGKLDPEVEDLLLQIADDFIDSVTTFACSLAKHRKSSTLDTKDVLLHLEKNWNLSVPGYSREERKYPRTSLSLDIHKRRRVIRESAETHLSEGDVGGSKVTNKQLVNNSGSDHPINPSSVAEQLSLPVAGSQIVHKQQRF